Proteins encoded together in one Impatiens glandulifera chromosome 1, dImpGla2.1, whole genome shotgun sequence window:
- the LOC124938656 gene encoding uncharacterized protein LOC124938656 produces MSSSSSSFPDVYAWFLNLPSIVQWKSNSMSMIICGGSTTSYQPSLNLKVTKNGQSSICFSIEADFNLPISLWTSKHIKFANILVSPSIMSSLLNNIIKDELKYSPDENASSITLVVPKIELVNNFKDTINFSVLTLAFLVNIYDAPVDVRSECLNILHEQLVCSRSREMMKVFIRLLGSNLEEQWMRTMNLAITNYWVSENQTVLSRTMSSSLFSYALSTSGLWKVQVYCPVVAMDIVKSAHPPLSDERLRFSLNYHQLEGVIQLNYKVVVREMWVDVIVNIDNIRCDITRLINESLMRARGAGTGEKYFPSRISLQLTPSLQTSILSISVSKSSDNPTTEIGVEKSIEGSFEPNSFPGLSVSVGETMTMSLKPWKFEQSVHGNSANLNWFLYDSANGREVFSSKPSKTSMFQPKAWFKNRYSKVYRPFTRQGGVIFAQDEYGEKVCWKMQKNVMGKSMDWELIGFIWLTYWPNKYKTLYTETKRMGFRETLNLTLSQS; encoded by the exons AtgtcttcatcttcttcttcctttcctgATGTATATGCATGGTTTCTTAACCTACCATCCATTGTTCAATGGAAATCAAATTCCATGTCTATGATTATATGCGGTGGATCCACAACCTCATATCAACCATCCCTTAACCTAAAAGTCACAAAAAACGGGCAATCTTCTATTTGTTTCTCCATCGAGGCCGACTTCAATCTCCCAATCTCTCTTTGGACTTCGAAACATATCAAATTCGCAAATATTCTAGTGTCCCCATCTATCATGTCctctcttttaaataatataatcaaagaTGAGCTCAAATACAGCCCCGATGAAAACGCCTCGAGTATAACCCTAGTAGTTCCGAAAATAGAGTTGGTCAATAACTTTAAGGACACCATAAACTTTTCAGTTCTTACTCTCGCTTTTcttgtaaatatttatgatgCTCCGGTAGATGTTCGATCAGAATGTCTTAATATCTTGCACGAACAACTAGTATGCTCGCGTTCGAGGGAAATGATGAAAGTTTTCATCCGGTTGTTGGGATCCAACTTAGAGGAGCAATGGATGCGAACGATGAATCTAGCTATAACTAATTATTGGGTCTCTGAAAACCAAACCGTATTGAGTCGAACTATGTCGTCGTCTCTTTTCTCGTATGCGTTGTCCACATCCGGGTTATGGAAAGTTCAAGTCTATTGTCCTGTTGTTGCCATGGATATTGTGAAGTCAGCCCATCCTCCTTTGTCTGATGAAAGACTAAGGTTCTCGTTGAACTATCATCAACTAGAAGGCGTGATACAACTAAATTACAAAGTTGTGGTTCGTGAGATGTGGGTCGACGTAATAGTTAATATCGACAACATAAG ATGTGATATAACTCGACTTATCAACGAAAGTCTTATGAGAGCAAGAGGGGCAGGGACGGGCGAAAAGTATTTTCCTTCGAGAATATCATTGCAACTCACACCATCACTTCAAACAAGTATCTTGAGCATATCGGTAAGCAAATCCTCGGATAATCCCACGACAGAGATCGGTGTGGAAAAGAGCATTGAAGGTTCGTTTGAACCAAACTCATTTCCAGGACTAAGTGTTTCTGTTGGCGAGACAATGACGATGAGCTTAAAGCCATGGAAATTTGAGCAATCGGTACATGGAAATAGTGCGAATTTGAATTGGTTTCTCTATGATAGCGCGAATGGAAGGGAAGTATTTTCTTCAAAACCGTCGAAAACTTCAATGTTTCAACCCAAGGCTTGGTTTAAAAATCGATATTCGAAGGTTTATAGGCCTTTCACTAGGCAAGGAGGTGTAATATTTGCACAAGATGAATATGGAGAAAAGGTTTGCTGGAAGATGCAAAAGAATGTCATGGGTAA